The Syntrophales bacterium genome has a segment encoding these proteins:
- the nuoE gene encoding NADH-quinone oxidoreductase subunit NuoE, with translation MEQAIYQELPAERMEEIEGLFAEIRKEFKGRADELIPMLQRVQRALGFLPEQALIEIARLTRLSAARVFGTATFYAQFRFQPVGKNIIRVCRGTACHVKGGARILREVEKQLGIKPGENTQDLKFALETVACIGACALAPTTVISGDTYGQMTTKKVGEILKDRD, from the coding sequence ATGGAACAGGCCATCTATCAGGAACTCCCTGCTGAGAGAATGGAGGAGATAGAAGGTCTCTTTGCTGAGATCCGGAAGGAATTTAAGGGAAGGGCTGATGAACTTATTCCCATGCTTCAGAGGGTTCAGAGGGCACTCGGTTTTTTGCCCGAGCAGGCCCTTATCGAAATCGCCCGCCTGACCAGGCTGTCCGCTGCAAGGGTTTTCGGGACAGCCACATTCTATGCTCAGTTCCGGTTTCAACCCGTTGGGAAAAACATCATTCGGGTCTGTCGCGGGACCGCCTGCCATGTAAAAGGAGGGGCACGAATCCTCAGAGAGGTAGAAAAACAACTCGGCATAAAGCCAGGTGAGAACACCCAAGACCTCAAATTTGCTCTGGAGACAGTAGCTTGTATCGGCGCTTGTGCACTGGCGCCAACGACGGTGATTAGCGGTGATACCTACGGTCAGATGACTACCAAAAAGGTGGGAGAAATCCTCAAGGATAGAGACTAA
- the nuoF gene encoding NADH-quinone oxidoreductase subunit NuoF, producing MVVRANQEFSGEKRRTVLVCQGTGCTSSKSEQIRAALELGVKERGLHDVSVDFTGCHGFCQQGPIVIVEPENIFYAHVKIEDVSDIVHSHLLNRKHVERLFYRDPLTKEAVSTYKDIDFYKKQKRLILRNCGHINPESIDDYIATGGYKALKKVLSQMSPEQVIDEIKRSGLRGRGGAGFPTGQKWEFCHKAPGHQKYMICNADEGDPGAFMDRSTMEGDPHAVIEGMIIAAYAIGANEGYIYCRAEYPLAIKRLYIAIKQAEDNGIMGKHIQGSDFSFNVHVKEGAGAFVCGEETALMASIEGNRGMPRPRPPFPAQSGLWGKPTNINNVKTLASIPVIIEKGAEWYSSIGTDKSKGSAVFALTGKITNSGLVEVPMGTTLREIIFEIGGGIPSGKRFKAVQTGGPSGGCLPASFLDSPVDYETLAEAGSIMGSGGMVVLDEDTCMVDMAKYFLSFTQLESCGKCIPCRWGTKQMLDILEDITCGRGKMEDINLLIELGEAVKAGSLCGLGQTAPNPVLSTVRYFRDEYESHIKRSHCAAAICKGLVKAPCSHTCPAGVDVPRYIRRITEGNYDEALSVIRERIPFPSVCGYVCFHPCEDKCRRSQLDEPVAIRALKRFAADHAKKAASIHQKVALPSGKRVAVVGSGPAGLTAAYYLAKTGGHAVTVFEALPEAGGMMRVGIPRYRLPKEVLDAEIEMIKQVRVEIKTNCRIDSVNSLREQGYDAIFLALGAHVGTKMRVAGEDSQGVVDCVSLLRDVSLGKEVKLGEKVAVIGGGNAAIDASRTALRLGAKEVTIIYRRSREEMPASKEEVEEALEEGVKIKYLTAPVNIYRQNGHFKMECIQMKLGKTDASGRRQPEPVSGSKFEEEFDTIVTAIGQIPQIPEKMEVKVDKGGVLHADPDTSVTERVGVFAGGDVVSGPASVIEAIAAGRQAAISIDKYLGGKGLIEEKIASPEDVTALPEMSEEESEKHRPPMPVLSLNRRLEGFEVVEIGYPEATAIEEAQRCLRCDLEPE from the coding sequence ATGGTGGTAAGAGCGAACCAAGAGTTTTCAGGGGAGAAAAGGCGTACGGTCTTGGTTTGCCAAGGAACAGGCTGTACTTCATCCAAGTCTGAGCAAATTAGGGCTGCGCTGGAGCTGGGAGTGAAAGAGAGAGGGTTGCATGATGTCTCGGTTGATTTTACAGGATGCCACGGTTTCTGCCAACAAGGGCCCATTGTGATTGTTGAGCCGGAAAACATTTTCTATGCTCATGTCAAAATAGAAGATGTCTCTGACATTGTCCATTCGCACCTCCTGAATCGCAAGCATGTTGAGCGTCTTTTTTACCGTGACCCCTTAACTAAAGAAGCCGTATCAACCTATAAAGACATAGACTTCTATAAAAAGCAGAAACGCCTAATTCTTCGCAATTGTGGACATATTAATCCCGAATCGATTGATGACTATATCGCCACAGGTGGTTATAAAGCACTGAAAAAGGTGCTATCCCAGATGTCTCCAGAGCAAGTCATAGATGAGATAAAACGCTCCGGACTGCGAGGACGTGGCGGCGCCGGGTTTCCCACAGGGCAAAAATGGGAGTTTTGCCACAAGGCACCTGGCCATCAGAAATACATGATATGCAATGCTGATGAAGGCGACCCAGGGGCTTTCATGGACAGAAGCACCATGGAGGGCGACCCACATGCCGTCATTGAAGGAATGATTATCGCCGCATATGCCATCGGAGCCAACGAAGGCTATATCTATTGTAGAGCTGAATATCCCCTGGCCATTAAACGTTTGTACATCGCCATTAAACAAGCAGAGGATAATGGAATCATGGGCAAGCACATCCAGGGCTCGGATTTTAGTTTCAATGTGCACGTTAAGGAAGGCGCGGGCGCCTTTGTCTGCGGTGAGGAAACAGCCTTAATGGCATCGATTGAGGGCAATCGAGGCATGCCTCGTCCTCGGCCTCCCTTCCCCGCTCAGTCTGGTTTGTGGGGCAAGCCTACCAACATTAACAACGTGAAAACATTAGCAAGCATCCCCGTCATCATCGAAAAAGGCGCAGAGTGGTATTCCAGCATAGGAACGGATAAAAGCAAGGGGAGCGCTGTCTTCGCCCTCACCGGGAAGATTACTAATAGTGGTCTTGTTGAGGTGCCGATGGGCACAACCCTCCGTGAGATTATTTTTGAAATTGGGGGAGGCATCCCCAGTGGTAAACGCTTTAAGGCCGTGCAGACAGGAGGTCCATCGGGGGGATGTTTACCCGCCAGCTTCTTAGATTCTCCTGTTGATTATGAAACACTGGCTGAAGCAGGTTCCATCATGGGATCAGGTGGCATGGTGGTGTTGGACGAGGACACTTGCATGGTGGATATGGCAAAGTATTTCCTCTCATTTACCCAGCTTGAGTCCTGCGGCAAATGTATCCCCTGCCGTTGGGGGACCAAACAGATGCTGGACATCCTTGAAGACATTACTTGCGGAAGAGGCAAGATGGAGGACATTAACCTGTTGATCGAACTGGGTGAAGCCGTCAAGGCAGGCTCCCTCTGCGGTCTGGGACAAACAGCCCCTAACCCTGTGCTCTCGACCGTCCGGTATTTCCGGGATGAATATGAGTCCCACATCAAGAGATCACACTGTGCAGCAGCGATATGCAAAGGATTGGTTAAGGCCCCTTGCAGTCATACTTGCCCCGCGGGAGTCGATGTGCCCCGCTATATTCGCCGGATCACTGAGGGGAATTATGACGAGGCCCTCTCAGTGATTAGAGAGAGGATCCCCTTCCCTTCGGTTTGCGGCTATGTCTGTTTCCATCCCTGTGAGGATAAGTGCCGCCGAAGTCAACTCGACGAACCTGTCGCTATCAGAGCGCTGAAGCGCTTTGCGGCTGACCATGCCAAGAAGGCAGCCTCCATCCACCAAAAGGTTGCATTACCTTCTGGCAAGCGTGTTGCTGTGGTAGGCTCGGGCCCGGCCGGACTGACAGCCGCATACTATCTCGCCAAGACTGGAGGTCACGCTGTAACAGTTTTCGAGGCGTTGCCTGAAGCTGGAGGGATGATGAGAGTCGGCATCCCAAGATACAGGTTGCCGAAGGAGGTACTGGATGCTGAAATAGAAATGATTAAACAAGTGAGAGTGGAGATAAAGACGAATTGCAGAATAGATTCCGTCAACTCACTTCGCGAGCAGGGGTATGACGCAATATTTCTGGCTCTGGGAGCACACGTTGGCACCAAAATGCGTGTTGCCGGAGAAGACTCTCAAGGGGTAGTAGACTGCGTCTCTTTGCTTCGTGATGTGAGCCTGGGGAAAGAGGTCAAGCTGGGAGAAAAGGTTGCCGTCATCGGTGGAGGCAATGCCGCCATCGATGCCTCACGCACTGCTCTTCGACTCGGCGCAAAAGAGGTAACGATCATCTATCGTCGTAGCCGGGAAGAGATGCCCGCCTCTAAAGAAGAGGTTGAGGAGGCTTTGGAGGAAGGCGTGAAGATAAAGTATCTTACCGCTCCAGTCAATATATACCGCCAGAATGGTCACTTCAAGATGGAATGTATTCAGATGAAGTTGGGAAAGACGGACGCCAGTGGCAGGCGACAGCCGGAACCAGTGTCTGGCAGCAAATTTGAGGAAGAGTTCGACACCATCGTAACAGCCATTGGACAGATCCCTCAAATTCCAGAGAAGATGGAGGTAAAGGTCGATAAGGGTGGAGTTCTGCACGCTGATCCAGACACATCCGTGACGGAGAGGGTAGGCGTATTCGCTGGTGGAGACGTGGTTAGCGGGCCAGCCTCAGTTATAGAAGCTATTGCCGCAGGAAGGCAAGCTGCCATATCGATTGATAAATACCTTGGAGGCAAAGGTCTCATCGAGGAAAAGATAGCCTCACCGGAAGATGTTACAGCTTTGCCCGAGATGTCAGAGGAGGAATCGGAAAAACATCGTCCCCCAATGCCAGTTCTATCACTCAACAGGCGGCTTGAAGGCTTCGAGGTAGTAGAAATCGGTTATCCAGAAGCAACAGCAATAGAAGAAGCACAACGATGTTTAAGATGCGACCTTGAGCCGGAGTAA